Within the Salvia hispanica cultivar TCC Black 2014 chromosome 4, UniMelb_Shisp_WGS_1.0, whole genome shotgun sequence genome, the region tcacttgacgtccaagaatctgccggagaagtcatcgatccaccgttccagccagttgccgtagtagtatagcagtatcatcgCCGGGAGTGGccaaacaatcgttattttgctttctagtttaatctttacttgttttcgtcgttggttttgttgcaaacactcatcgatgttgccttttgaagtactttgtgaaATTCCAACGttttaattatgaagtttctatttcgtatgtcgctttggttcgagtttgcttcattctgcataggaaagttagatctagttgttgcctttaatttctaagtgctTTCTTACCTGGAGTTGTCGATTTGaagttgtagttatgtttagtcaaattttcgtgcatgagtttctgtTCTGCACCGTgatcaccaccttgcatgtcagtcagtagaagtaaaattgcagtttcatcgtttattttaagtttgagcattttaatcaatggatcttgagtttgaggtTATGAACCTGAAGTTcagttatggtgtttgtgtttatctgatttttgtcaatgcttggtgaagaagaaaacgtcaaaatcaactttagtttggaccactttacttttaagttacttttgcttttgttccctacttttcagttgtactgtccagacctgtcagagagccacccagccaccagatataccttgttaTCTagatttcctcttttagtaactgtctacttttcatatgcctctgagacaccttgtcccctattttcacgaacaccatcacatgcctgttattttcacgcctactagtcagaagagtaccacctttatttcttgcctaggtaaaatctcaacccaagcgtggtagctaaccaaaaaacacccaggaaagtcaccgcagttatctAAACGcgtccatccttgtgggattcgactcttacctccactatactaatcagtagaaatgggttgaggaaacttgtttaAAGCCAGGTCTCGgttgtcgtaccaacgactcagctgggtcgggaatctctccctgatcagttggatacactccaaattacatacgAAAACCGAATATAAAGAACAGACCGGGAGGCACTTTCAAACATGCGGGTGGATTTGGATGCATCGAGGGCACTAGTGGGAGGGGTTCAGACACGGGTTCAGATACCTCGGGTGGCGGCAGCGAGGACGGCGGCAGCGAGgatggcggcggcgacgacgaggagtagagagtggcggggctcgtgtgtggaagcccttttttttaaaaaaaaatcatgtatttttttttatctatgtacctttttttaatgaaatgaatgaattttcccgtatatgtctcgtaaatttaattccgcaatttaatcgtaaatttaattccgtaaatgtagttgtttttgaattatttttattgcggctggcctatggctggcctatttgagtaaatgttgacgtggcaggtggatttttattgctgctgacgtggcagggagagagagtggttggcctatggctgaccgATTTgtactgtggatgctcttaggtATCACTCAAAATTTATACTTGGTTACTTAAGTTTCATAATCCGTAAAATCGAGCATTTAATGAGTCATctagtcaatttttttaactactAGTAAGTCTAGGAATCTCATATCAAACACAGTGCCTGTTTGCAGAACTGAATCTCTATAGAACTTACTTCACGTTCGCTCAAGTGACTACTcggtatactccctccgtctttaaaaaatatacactttgagttcgacacagattttaatacaaagttAGTAAAGcaaaagagagataaagagaaaaaataactaaaatattgttagtgaagaatgagtctcatcatattaaaaataaaagagtttctaaaattggaaagtgcatattcttgtgagatggactaaaaagaaaagagtgcatattcttatggaacaaaagagtataaaataattgtaaaattactattaacaTCGACCGATTCTCATTTTGGATCcaaatattttgcaattaaacacactaaatattagtaaaatagtaacataaaatatactccctctgtcccactcaAGATAGCGACATTCTTAagtggcacgggattttaggaagtGTTGTTTGGTGGAATAAGATAGAGTggaaaaaagtagttgaatattttcatgaggagagatgagagaggaggtatttccaaaaattagaaagtgatcATCTTGATTgagtcaaataaaaaaaaggaaagataatcatcttgaatgagacggagggagtaaaaaacaACATTACCAAGTTTCTGGTACTTCTCATACATGTCTTAAAACAGTCATTCACATACATGCAAGGGATGTCTGTGTAGCCCGCAATACATAGTTTGATCAGAAGAACCTGCCAAATTTAGGGAGGGTgttctagcccgataaaattaaaatccgaTTAGTCTGctcccgattaacccgcaacccgttagggctAGAATCGAAAATCCgatgggctagcccgaaaacccgataaattttatattattcttcttttatgaCTCCTCAAtcgacacttcattgattaattttacaatatagataactaaaaaaataactttcaattgtttatgtaaaatgagacaaattatgtgggacgacccgaaatggaatattgggtcgaattatctggaacggagggagtaataaataaattaaaaactaattcactcaaaaaatatttaaatttttaaaacatgcattaaaatttcacgaaatttctcaaatattagatttgatcatgtttatgtttgagtttaagcatatatctcaaaattaACTATTTACTGAATTGATCACATATAAATTTTATCGGTAGTACCCGTTGGGCTAGCCTGAaaccgagcttttagggttagggttgaacttctataacccgaaagaaatcacaattCGATTAGCCCGCatccgattaacccgcaatcCAAATGGGATTGGTCCGAAACTCGATGGACcgacccgattgacatccctatgcAATGCTTAAAAACACGCACGACATACACAGGACAATTCAATAATAGGAAAAGTACAAAAAAGTACtgaataaaaaaagtgaaaatggtTAAAATACTTTAGAAAATGCAAAAAtctatgatattatttcaaaacttaaaaacgtactataatatttttaaaagataagatcatcatttcaaaacttaaaaacgttataataatatattttaaaaaaataaggaccacaaataatatataaatataggcCTCTCTTTTAAAAAGCCATGATTCTAGTTGCATAATTTTAGATGATCAAGTGggataataatatatttgaatcTTATGAGAACttgaaatatagtattttttttacatcggtgattttattgttgagtatatatatactcttacAGCAGCAAATGAACTGTATGATATTCAATATGAATAGCATTGCTATGAAACTCTAGATGCAAAATTTTGAACACGCAAGTGAAAAGCTTGTCCCCCCTTTCATATCAATGATATGATATATGCaataatacttataaaagtgtttttatttttacgtactccttccgtcccataatagatatcacattttcctttttagtttgtccacaaaagatgttaagatttccttttttagaaaaattctCTATCacattaatgaaatataatatttttaacacacaaaacatcaCCTAAAATCCTATGTCATTACCCAAATTTGTCATCTATTATGAAACGGATGAAGTACTATAATTCAATCATTATACTACTTCGGTTTTGGTATAAATTgaattacttttttcattttaaaaaatttcaagataattgaattatttttatttttatttttaaaaaaattactataagtACTTACTCTTTTAcatctcttctcttctttcacttactacactaattttttttttcttcatctctttcCCGAAAAAAGTCAATTAAAACGAAGCAGGGGGGGTAGTATATGAAACTCTTTTTTGGTCCGCTACCAATAGTTTTGGCAATAGaatctataaattttattactataatattgGTAAATTTTAAggaatgtattaaaaaaagtggCTAAACTAATTGTGTTTGTGAATGtccttcaaaattcaaatatatagcaatagtatttttaatgtaaaattataaataaaacgtTTACTTTTGTATAGTCCATTCATACTATTTCATAACGCATTATAATCACAATCCTACAAACTTTTTAACCTCAAACGGCTGTTAATTGTCATCCAAATCCTAGCATGAGAGGCAAAATGATTATTAGCTCTGCTCGTAGAAATTTTttcagaaaagaaaataacaaaaaaaagctGGTAGTACTTTTGTTATTTGAACAAAAGTTTTTGAATAAAAGTTTTTGGGCCAACGGCTATTACGCAGATCATAATTTTGGGGTTAATGGTCGAACAATGATGCTCCACGAAATTATGTTCACTTTTTGGGCCGAATTCGACAActcattttatattcataCCTTAAAGGAGgatccaaatttcaaatttgtatgaaGAATTCGATGATGGCAAAAtctaatttcatttatgcAATTCATTACCAACTTCCGTTTTCTTTTCTACaaacaatttataataaaagattgaacaacaaaaattataaattgttgAATTAATAGCACaaaatatgcacaatataGATAGcagaaatcaaatatttaGCCGAACAATCCTTCTTCAAACATACCACATCCGTCCGtgaaattttgtcaattttgtcattttgaccCGTTCGTAAAATGTTGtccactttattatttttttcttttttgataaatgaaGTCCACCTTCACTAAATTGTtacactttattataaaactactaTATACATGTGGAATCtatattcaactaactttttccatttatttttcttcacatttcttaaaactcgtattgAGTCAAATATGAACAACATTCTGCTGACGGAGTGAGTACAACTCTACCCATAACTATAGTCTGTCTATGAGAAagtgattaaataataaatcgtTACTAATTGACAATAAAATCATGACCCATTTCTGATTTGTTCCacatatttctcaatttaaataaaaattcacaaagttccaaaaattcttaattgttccatttgaccaaatttatgaattttaagtgtaatagCACAAATTTGGTCAAATGTCTTAAACAACATCATTTTGAGATTAATtaaccaaataaaatatgaagttgATATATTCTTGTTATACAATCGTAATCTACTAAATAAATGAACATCAGTACATCACCATCTTCGttaattaaaaccaaaaagtGTCAAATCTTTTCCTAGCTTTGTGATCCaactccaaaattttaaactaatttatattttggatttattttgataCAAGAATCCAAACGTTaagataattataattatttattgttaggACATCATCACCAAACCCAACGCATTTCTAACGTTATTATCCTTCTTCAGTCGTTCGTACTCCACTTTGAACACACATACTACAACAATCACTCACTCAACTCTTCTCCAAACACAAACCCACACCCCATTTTCCTCTTCCCCAAAAATGGCCAGCGAAAATCCCCCAATTCTTGATTCGGGCCGGGCCGAAATCGACACTTCGGCGCCGTTCGAGTCCGTCAAGGAGGCCGCGAATCGCTTCGGCGGAATGGCTTTTTGGAAACCCATTTCTCACCAGGTTCTCTTTCTGTGTTTTTTGATTTCGATAATTGAAATGACGAATGCAACtcaaagatttgatttttatttcacttaatTGAGCTTATTGAAGAAACTCAGATTCAAGATTTGGAGTATGTCCAAATTTTGATGACAGATCTTGGCTTGGTTCATAGTTTGCATCGATGTAATACAAATACAAGAAATTGAATGCATCCATGTTTTGTCAATATTCACATTTCTCCTTTTccacttttttccattttcaaagtaGGATTGATTTGCATCACCAACTGCAACTGCAGAACGTGCTTTGTTATTGCCACTTTAATTGTTGTGGGGACAAACATTCACCttacttttttaatactataatgcAAAAAAGTTTCCGTAATTTCTTGCAAACCAGATGATGGGGAAAATGCATCttatgtaatcaaatgcaaactcaaaCTATGGACCgatttcaagatttgatgtGAAACAAATAGTGATAACAGAAAATGTCACAATATTAGCATTGTCATTAACGtttttgttgacattattAGTCATTTGACATCAAATCTTAAATCTAAATATCCacatcatagtttggagttagtttggagtttgttaatatcaaatcttgaaatctaACGGTCACATATTATACTTTGAATTTGTAGGAAAGAATgcagtttgcattttataacTACTCATCTATGGTTTATAACTACTCATAATATGGATTGTGTTGCTATTTTTGAATGTCATAAAAAATCTTCATgtctcattttccatttttggttcTTGCAATattgattgattcaagttTTGTGAATGGCAGCACGAGAGAGAAGTGGTTGTTGATGCTGTCAATTTGGAGGAACAAACTGCACAACTCGAAAGAGACCTTATAGTTAAAGAGAGGGAGACGCTCGATGTCTTGAAGGAGCTCGAAACCACGAAAAACATCGTTGAGGAGTTGAAACTGAAGCTGCACAACGAAGCATCGGAGATCAACGCAGCACTCAAAGCTGAATCAACGAGTGATGCCAAGAATCGAGCAACGGGAGAGGAGGGAAAACACGAAAAGGACTTGTGCCCCTCAGAGGCTCCGGGTGTCATTCTCTTCGAGCTGAAGCAGGCGAAGCTGAACCTAACGAAAACGACTACTGATCTTGCTGAGATCCGAGCCACGGTTGATGCTTACAACAAGAAAATCGAGAGGGAGAAGGCGTCCCTTGAGAGGACTCGTCAGAGGCTGTCTTCAAACACCTCGAGAATCTCGTGTCTGGAGGAGGAGCTCAACCAGAAACGCCAGAAGCTCGAGGAGGTCAAAGATGGACAAGCCCACGATCCGATGAACATCACGCGAGAGCTGCAGAAGCTGAGCTCGGAGACGGAGCAGTTCAAGAAGGTTGGGGAGGCTGCAAGGACACAAGTCCAACAGGCGTTGTCTGAGATCGAGCAAACAAAGGCGAAGATTAGGACAGCGGAGATCAGGCTGATCGCGGCCAAGAAGATGAAGCAAGCTGCACGAGCATCCGAAGCTGTTGCCTTTGCGGAAATGAAGGCCCTCTCCTGCACCGACCCCTCCAAATCCGATTCTGATGTGACCCTCACGTTCGAGGAATATTCTTCGTTGATCTCCAAAGCTCGAGAAGCAGACGAGGCCTGCAAGGGCAGAGTCGCGGGCACGATGCTCCTGGTTGAGGAGGCACACGTGTCGAAGAAAGAAATCTTAAAGAAAGTCGAGGAAGCAACGGAGGAAGTGAAGACAAGCAAGAAGGCCTTGGAAGAGGCACTGACCAGAGTGGAGACGGCGAATCAAGGGAAGCTGGCAGTGGAAGAGGCGCTTCGTGTGTGGAGATCCGAGCACGGCCACAAACGACGTTCTGTCCACAACTGCACCAAGTTCAAGAATCCTTCACTGCAGAGGAAAGACTCCCGCCTTCTTGATGTCAACGGCGTGAGCCTAGTCAGCAGCGAGGAGCTCAAGCCGGTGCTGAAGCCGACCCTCTCGATCGGGCAGATACTGAGCAGGAAACTGCTGCTGACTGAGGACTATGAGAACGGGGTTCAAGCAGACAACAAGGTCTTTGGGAAACGAAAGGTTTCGCTCGGGCAAATGCTGAGCAAGCCGAGTAGCAGTCAGAATTCGGGTAGGAAATGTGGGAAGGAAAACAAAGAAGTGCCTGCAAAGAGGAAGAAATTCGGGTTTGCTCGGATTTCCCTTCTAGTGGCGAAGCagagcaagaagaagaagagcaaTGGAGCTGCGAGTTCGATGCGTCGCGGCAGCGCGTGACGGAGACGCTCTGATTGTTATGAGTTGTTCATGTTATGTATGAAGTTAGATTTGTTGAGAAGAGGTAGAAGAGGGAGAGTGTCTTTATGGCTTTCTAGGAAATGTATGATTGAATCTTTGATTTGTATGTATGTTTGCCTTTCTTTctatatatgcatgtattaACCTTCTTTATACCAGTGGCGGATCTAGGATTGATAAACAGAGAGAgcgaaatatatattagtaggtTGGTTTAGggcgaaaatgacaatttttttcgaattttggGACGACTTCGGGCCAAACGGAGGGAGCGGACATGATAATTTTACGTCCGAATAAGAAGAAATTAGTCGCACGGAGGGGGCGACTGCCCCCTCCTGCCCCCAGATCCGCCGCTAATTATAACTAATACACCCTCCATCCCACCATAAGTATGCATGTATTTTCGCtcagtaaaataagagagaatataaaATACGACTCAAGCTGCAGTGgaacaatccaaaaaaaaatactactcagCTATATAGAGACGAAgaatgtttaaaatattaaagcaGAGTGAAACGAGTGCAAATATAGGACTGCGATCAAATTAGgatcaaataaaatgtgaacTAAGAACAATATCATTTCTTGGATATCCAGATTTTATGTCTTGTTGAAACATTTTCAGtttcccttttattttattcaaaaaggatattattatttatatgataaTATCAGTTCTATTTAGCATTAATAATAGTTCAAAAAGTTTTAACATATATTAGTAACCATGGCGAAATCAGACTTTTAACAATGGAGGTCCAAGTTAGTGTCAATAGTTATaggatatttttttgatataaacGTCACCAGAAACAGTATTAGCAATTGATACATAGTAATAAATCCACATTTAACATTActaataatgatttatttgaaagaAAGTAATTAGTGGAGTGTAAAATGGATTAATACTACATGTAaagtttaaaaatagaaaactatcataagaaatataaaaaccaaaaatttaatataggataaagatatgaataaaaaaaataacaaaaacaaaattttaaattaaatttattaatgttCTCTCCGTTCCTTATTaattgagacatttcttttcggcatagagattaaaaatagtgtgttaaatagatgataaataaagtaagagagaataaagtatgagagatgaaagagagaataatgagttatattttgtcaaaaataaaaatgacccAATTATCATGgaacttttcaaaatagaaaaatgaatcaattaaCATGGGAGAGAGagtattttagtaatatagttataataatagtaacatttttaataataaaaacatagaaaaaagaaagaagatgtAAAAACACAGTACTACAGCGAGGGACATGAATCGGGTAGCATTAACATCGTCGTGGTTTGGACTAAAAAGGAAGTCACCGTTCCAAAAATTCTGTTGCAATGAAAGCACGAATGCGGGGCTGGGATCCCCTGCTGTAGATGGGTGCACGGGTGCAGAGTGTTGTCCCTTATACTGTTGTGATTTTTAGGGTGCAATTTAAGTACAAACAAGTAATAAATCCCTAAAAATACTACATCTGCAAGTATATAGACGTGCAATGCAGTATAAAAGGTGTCGAACCCACAGGGAGGAGATTAATTGCTAAAACTAGTAAACCTAACTAAAAAGCGgtaaaatagtttaattttgggtttttttgaTCTAGAGGCGAGTGAAAGACGAAACGAGAAGGAAAAATACAAGAGAATCACGATAAAGAAGGAAGACTACTCCTAGCTTGTTTCGGGTTGCTTGTTCACATGAATCCTAAAGTCTAATTACTTTCCAATATTTATCGGGATCGTGTTGATTTTACGCTCTCACGCAGCTGATCACTGATCGTGGAATTTTACACCTAGGATAAGCTGATCACGTCTCTTAGGCTCTACTCACCAACCCCTCACTCCTACAGTCGCATAGTAAGCTCGGGATTGGCTTCTAAGAACGTTCAACACACAAGATCCACCCCGAACTATCCCCTGATCAGTTTTAGCCTAGAGTTCTTTATCTATGTTAGCTCCCTACTTCAAGTTAAAGAGACATTGAAGTTAAGGCCATTACCGGATTAAGTTTCCTAGAAAAACCCAACACCGATTGAAGTAAACACATAGACAAGAACCAAAATACGGAAATCAATCAAAACACAATCATGGATTCATATTTACAAGCTTCTCTAACTAACTAGGAGTAATCCCTAAAATCTAGCCACTCATAGTGGGCAACAATACAAGAAAAcaagtactctctccgtcccataaaagatgtcacacttgtgggacatcacgggattttaggagattttgttttgtgtgttaaatggacagagaaaatataaattttatattcacgtgagagataattttttccaaaaagggaaatgtatcatcttttgtggaacaaactaaaaaggaaagtgtgacatcttttgtgggacggggggagtaaaTGCTACTATATAGGCAAGATTAGGGAAGAATAAGCCTCAagctgcttcttcttcttcttcttccttccaAAAATGGACTTCAagcctctttctctctctaaaaatcGCCTCCAGCCACCAAATGATCCATTGGAAGTCGTGCCCTagctatttaaatagttagggCTTAAAAAACAGGCCCAAAACCATTTTCCCGGTCAGGCGATCTGCACAGTGCAAAAtgcccggccgggcgtttttTCTGTATCGCGACATACAGGCCGGGCGCTTTTCGCCTGCCCGCGCGTTTTGCACTACAATGCGCGGTCTTCGTAAAACAGCCATATCTTCTTCATccggactccgattgaggcgtgcgaggtatccacgcgaagctctttcgaacgTGAAT harbors:
- the LOC125218803 gene encoding WEB family protein At2g38370-like → MASENPPILDSGRAEIDTSAPFESVKEAANRFGGMAFWKPISHQHEREVVVDAVNLEEQTAQLERDLIVKERETLDVLKELETTKNIVEELKLKLHNEASEINAALKAESTSDAKNRATGEEGKHEKDLCPSEAPGVILFELKQAKLNLTKTTTDLAEIRATVDAYNKKIEREKASLERTRQRLSSNTSRISCLEEELNQKRQKLEEVKDGQAHDPMNITRELQKLSSETEQFKKVGEAARTQVQQALSEIEQTKAKIRTAEIRLIAAKKMKQAARASEAVAFAEMKALSCTDPSKSDSDVTLTFEEYSSLISKAREADEACKGRVAGTMLLVEEAHVSKKEILKKVEEATEEVKTSKKALEEALTRVETANQGKLAVEEALRVWRSEHGHKRRSVHNCTKFKNPSLQRKDSRLLDVNGVSLVSSEELKPVLKPTLSIGQILSRKLLLTEDYENGVQADNKVFGKRKVSLGQMLSKPSSSQNSGRKCGKENKEVPAKRKKFGFARISLLVAKQSKKKKSNGAASSMRRGSA